From one Williamwhitmania taraxaci genomic stretch:
- a CDS encoding FISUMP domain-containing protein, with protein MKKIELAIALALLLLVASCKKEIELNRLPSVPVLLEPQNGMIAGSGNVILKWQASQDAEGDDIQYVVSISNDSISWTTVEVGEATLFRVLASSSYETFSLKKGGKYYWKVKAENSFFPEKPEQEVGESVSSTFYFYTTPPGVSALRDSSGSEFVNLYWTDPDNLDHVEITFEPKVASISQPIKVNAGAAKIEMKGFENGIVYNFSVKAYDKLGHISDANTIRSMPLALTLVHDADFNIYSTVKIGTQTWVRENLRTTKWQDGTDMKYADGDLMYQTGSKSDIYGLYYSSHAAAGGLAGNKNPSPYGYHIPTDEEWKTLERYLGMSEEDINKYGHDNGRGSEAIGNSLKSKTGWS; from the coding sequence ATGAAAAAAATTGAATTAGCCATTGCTTTAGCTCTATTGCTTCTTGTAGCATCTTGCAAAAAAGAGATCGAATTAAACCGGTTACCCAGTGTTCCTGTACTGCTCGAACCGCAGAATGGAATGATTGCGGGATCAGGTAACGTTATTCTTAAATGGCAGGCAAGCCAGGATGCCGAAGGGGACGATATCCAATACGTTGTAAGCATAAGCAATGACTCTATTAGCTGGACGACTGTTGAGGTTGGTGAAGCCACGTTATTTCGGGTTTTAGCATCAAGTTCTTATGAGACATTTTCTTTAAAGAAAGGTGGAAAATACTACTGGAAAGTAAAGGCCGAAAACAGTTTTTTTCCGGAGAAACCAGAGCAGGAGGTTGGCGAGTCTGTAAGCAGCACGTTCTATTTCTACACAACGCCTCCAGGGGTAAGCGCGCTTCGCGATTCATCGGGATCCGAATTTGTGAACCTATATTGGACCGATCCTGATAATCTCGATCATGTCGAAATTACCTTTGAGCCTAAGGTGGCTAGCATTTCCCAACCAATAAAGGTAAATGCTGGTGCTGCGAAAATTGAAATGAAAGGTTTCGAGAACGGCATAGTTTATAATTTTTCTGTTAAGGCATATGACAAGCTGGGACATATTTCGGACGCCAACACCATAAGATCGATGCCGCTGGCACTGACCCTTGTGCACGATGCCGATTTCAACATTTACAGCACCGTGAAGATTGGCACGCAAACTTGGGTGAGGGAGAACTTAAGAACCACCAAATGGCAGGATGGAACTGATATGAAGTATGCAGATGGCGACCTTATGTACCAAACCGGAAGCAAAAGTGATATATATGGTTTATACTATTCATCACATGCTGCTGCAGGAGGGTTGGCGGGCAATAAAAATCCAAGCCCTTATGGATACCACATACCTACAGATGAAGAGTGGAAAACGCTTGAACGCTATTTGGGAATGTCTGAAGAGGATATAAACAAATATGGACACGACAATGGAAGGGGAAGTGAGGCTATAGGCAATTCACTGAAATCAAAAACCGGTTGGAGCG